A single Pirellulales bacterium DNA region contains:
- a CDS encoding glycosyltransferase family 2 protein, whose product MENDAAEVMASKGVPLTVLMPCLNEERTVGRCVLKAVAEMARLRITGEVLVVDNGSNDASVAVARASGARVVVERRRGYGAALRRGFREARFEYVVFGDCDESYDFNEVGRFVERLRSGADLVIGNRFAGGVLPGAMPWLHRRIGNPLLSFLVNAMYRVGVGDSQSGMRGMSKTALRAMNLRMSGMELASEMLIKASLAGLRIEEIPIILAPDGRDRPPHLRSFRDGWRHLRLMLMLSPLHLFLLPGLLVALIGVCVIPLLLFAGYGQHDGMFGPNLMFTASILSICGSQVALLGVLAKMHAAAMDPVFEDRRLGRLTAALSVERGLVTGVALLTAAAFCGLPVLARYASSLEVSSPGLWILACTLFVLAVETLFGSFLISIFDMHRRDDDQPQLEGANASID is encoded by the coding sequence TTGGAGAACGATGCCGCGGAGGTCATGGCGTCCAAGGGTGTGCCGCTTACCGTTCTGATGCCGTGCCTCAACGAAGAGCGCACCGTTGGCCGGTGCGTCCTAAAAGCGGTCGCCGAAATGGCCCGTTTGCGAATTACGGGCGAGGTGCTGGTCGTTGACAACGGATCGAACGACGCCAGCGTCGCGGTGGCGCGGGCGTCGGGCGCACGCGTGGTGGTCGAGCGCCGCCGCGGATACGGTGCGGCGCTGCGCCGCGGCTTTCGCGAAGCGCGGTTCGAGTACGTCGTATTCGGTGACTGCGATGAAAGCTATGACTTTAACGAGGTCGGGAGGTTCGTGGAACGACTGCGGAGCGGAGCGGACCTGGTGATCGGCAATCGCTTCGCCGGGGGTGTCTTGCCCGGCGCCATGCCCTGGCTCCATCGGCGAATCGGCAATCCGCTGCTGTCATTCTTGGTGAACGCGATGTATCGCGTTGGCGTGGGGGATTCGCAATCCGGGATGCGCGGGATGAGCAAGACGGCGCTTCGCGCGATGAACCTGCGCATGTCGGGCATGGAGCTCGCCAGCGAAATGCTGATCAAGGCGTCTCTAGCCGGCCTTCGCATCGAAGAGATCCCGATCATTTTGGCTCCCGACGGCCGGGACCGGCCACCGCACCTCCGGAGCTTTCGAGACGGGTGGAGGCATCTCAGGCTGATGCTCATGCTAAGCCCACTGCACCTTTTTCTGTTGCCCGGCTTGCTGGTCGCGCTGATTGGCGTTTGCGTCATTCCGTTGCTGCTCTTCGCCGGTTACGGTCAACACGACGGTATGTTCGGTCCAAATCTGATGTTTACCGCCTCCATTCTTTCGATCTGCGGATCTCAGGTGGCCCTGTTGGGCGTGCTGGCCAAGATGCACGCGGCGGCGATGGATCCGGTTTTTGAAGACCGCCGCCTTGGGCGTCTCACCGCGGCGCTCTCGGTGGAGCGCGGGCTCGTCACGGGGGTGGCACTTTTGACGGCGGCGGCCTTTTGCGGCCTACCGGTGCTCGCGCGTTATGCCAGCAGCCTCGAGGTCAGCAGCCCGGGGCTTTGGATTCTGGCTTGCACCCTATTTGTGCTGGCCGTTGAGACGCTCTTTGGTTCGTTCCTAATCAGCATCTTCGACATGCACCGGCGCGATGACGACCAGCCGCAGCTCGAGGGC